From the Paenibacillus sp. FSL H8-0548 genome, one window contains:
- a CDS encoding ABC transporter permease subunit yields the protein MLLPAVVLLLLFSYKPMYGVLIAFKDYSPALGIMESPWAGLKYFEKFINSYQFKITIKNTVIISLYSMATFPIPIILALMINQMRVNRFKHVFQTVTYMPHFISTVVMVGLILILFSPGSGLLGNIYRLFGAEAPNLMGSVEWFSSVYVWTDVWQHAGWDSIIYIAALSAVDPSLYEAAKVDGASRWQRIRFIDIPMLLPTAITLLILRIGGLLGVGFEKVYLMQNNLNISSSEVIATYVYKIGMLSSQYSFSSAINLFNTIINFILLIIVNQAAKKYSENSLW from the coding sequence TTGCTGCTGCCTGCAGTCGTGCTGCTTCTGCTTTTTTCGTATAAACCGATGTATGGCGTATTGATTGCTTTTAAAGACTACAGTCCCGCTCTCGGAATTATGGAAAGCCCCTGGGCAGGACTTAAGTATTTTGAGAAGTTTATCAATTCCTATCAATTTAAGATTACGATTAAAAACACAGTAATTATTAGTCTCTACAGCATGGCCACCTTTCCGATACCGATTATACTTGCTCTGATGATTAATCAAATGCGTGTGAATCGATTCAAGCATGTTTTCCAGACGGTGACCTACATGCCTCATTTTATTTCTACCGTCGTTATGGTTGGTCTCATACTGATCCTGTTCTCGCCTGGCAGCGGACTGCTGGGCAACATCTATCGTCTGTTTGGTGCGGAGGCCCCGAATTTGATGGGCTCGGTCGAATGGTTCAGCAGCGTTTACGTTTGGACAGATGTATGGCAGCATGCCGGCTGGGACAGCATCATCTACATTGCGGCGTTATCAGCCGTTGATCCAAGCCTTTACGAAGCGGCGAAGGTGGATGGAGCAAGCCGCTGGCAAAGAATTCGCTTCATTGATATTCCAATGCTGCTTCCGACAGCCATTACGCTGCTCATTCTTCGCATTGGCGGACTGCTCGGTGTTGGATTTGAAAAGGTTTATCTCATGCAAAATAATTTGAATATTTCCTCCAGTGAGGTCATTGCTACCTATGTATATAAAATTGGGATGCTGAGCAGCCAGTACAGCTTTTCCTCGGCTATCAATCTGTTTAATACCATTATTAATTTTATCTTATTGATTATTGTTAATCAGGCAGCCAAAAAATACAGTGAAAACAGCCTGTGGTAA
- a CDS encoding carbohydrate ABC transporter permease: MDIVVNSTKQKEKKSQIDIVEMLLYLFAIVMLIVIVYPIYFIVIASFSDPAAVANGQMWVLPKGFTLDGYKELLKHSNIWIGYRNTILYTVIGTLIGLVINVSAAYALSRKDLIGRKSITMFFIFTMFFNGGLIPTFLTIRDFHLYDSFLVMVLPFSVAVFNIIVARTFFQSSIPDDLWEAAQIDGCGNLRYYVQMVLPLSKAVLSVLALWTAVGYWNSYFNALIYLKNQDLYPLQLVLRNILITNQMQSSMGTGEAAVIALRLANLMRYSVIIVSTLPIMCMYPFVQKYFNQGVMIGAVK, from the coding sequence ATGGACATTGTGGTGAATTCGACAAAACAGAAGGAAAAAAAGAGTCAAATAGACATAGTGGAAATGTTGTTATACTTGTTTGCTATAGTGATGCTGATCGTAATCGTTTATCCCATTTACTTTATCGTTATCGCATCATTCAGTGATCCGGCAGCAGTGGCTAACGGTCAGATGTGGGTTTTGCCAAAGGGCTTTACGCTGGATGGCTATAAGGAGCTGTTAAAGCATTCTAATATATGGATAGGCTACAGAAATACGATTCTCTATACCGTAATCGGGACGTTAATTGGCTTAGTCATTAATGTCTCGGCAGCTTACGCGCTTTCTAGAAAGGATCTTATCGGCCGCAAGAGCATCACGATGTTTTTTATATTCACCATGTTTTTTAATGGCGGTCTTATTCCTACCTTTTTGACGATCCGCGATTTTCACTTGTACGACTCGTTTCTCGTCATGGTACTGCCATTCTCGGTTGCGGTTTTCAATATTATCGTGGCGCGGACGTTTTTCCAGTCCAGCATTCCTGACGATTTGTGGGAAGCAGCGCAAATCGACGGCTGCGGCAACCTCAGATATTATGTACAAATGGTATTGCCGTTGTCCAAAGCCGTTCTGTCGGTTTTGGCACTTTGGACGGCGGTAGGCTATTGGAATTCCTATTTTAACGCACTCATTTACTTGAAGAATCAGGATTTGTATCCGCTGCAGCTTGTGCTGCGAAATATTTTAATTACAAACCAGATGCAGTCCAGCATGGGAACTGGCGAAGCGGCCGTTATCGCTTTGCGACTTGCCAACCTAATGCGCTATTCCGTTATCATCGTGTCTACGCTTCCTATTATGTGCATGTATCCATTTGTGCAAAAGTATTTCAATCAGGGGGTGATGATTGGCGCTGTGAAGTAA
- a CDS encoding sensor histidine kinase has product MRAMKKQTTGKSYPIRHYVKVMLFILFSVLVVDCFISFVAISMVKQQTTRYLQDTANMYINRINLDFSNINRYMGWTLANDEIVKTLNQHYPSDNEFLKANSELYKRFSELQKNYENDYNFFIYLKDQQYFLNSAPTNLIYPDYLELKKQILFNVQDESTLEKYYSKWSPILLNDKYFIINIVPYYESYLICLISTDNLISPLQQMDLGGDGFVSLIDHNGGVLDHPGSANDNISQSDEEKASFLGLFQTRTTFSEPFANAAFGVKILIKFGAFEKIMIAQLLIMLLAAIVACALCGIMVYFNILILRPLKNFSYSLTQFNEDSKPLDLKMNKIVELEYANKLFKNLLEQIRIFKIDMYENELEKQKIQLDYMKLQIKPHFFLNCLTNIHSMAQMHMFVEIESMAISTSNYFRYLFQNGQDFVKLGDELDHVRIYLEIQKHRYRDAFTYHINQGDGTKQMTIPPLVLQTFIENAVKYAVSRVNEVQIRLEVELEIEEGEEIAVIRISDTGPGFDQETLHRLDSGQPLDQTEGNHIGIMNTVQRLVYLYRGKADIQFTNVEAGGACVTLSLPQLKGAKP; this is encoded by the coding sequence ATGAGAGCTATGAAAAAACAGACGACAGGCAAGTCCTACCCGATTAGGCACTACGTTAAAGTGATGCTCTTCATTTTGTTCTCTGTATTAGTAGTGGATTGTTTTATTAGCTTTGTCGCGATTTCTATGGTCAAACAGCAAACGACTAGATATTTGCAGGATACGGCTAATATGTATATCAATCGTATAAACCTTGATTTCTCCAATATTAATCGATACATGGGCTGGACGCTCGCAAACGATGAAATCGTAAAAACGCTGAACCAGCACTATCCTAGTGACAATGAGTTTTTAAAAGCAAATAGCGAGCTGTACAAACGTTTCTCTGAACTTCAAAAAAATTATGAGAACGATTACAATTTCTTCATCTATTTAAAGGATCAGCAGTATTTTTTAAATTCCGCTCCAACAAACCTGATCTATCCCGATTATTTGGAATTAAAAAAACAGATTCTATTTAATGTCCAAGATGAGAGTACGCTTGAAAAATATTATTCCAAATGGTCGCCTATACTGCTGAACGATAAATATTTCATCATCAATATTGTGCCTTATTATGAAAGCTATCTGATCTGCCTAATTTCTACAGATAATCTGATCAGTCCGCTGCAGCAGATGGATCTTGGAGGCGACGGATTTGTTTCCCTTATTGATCATAATGGAGGGGTTCTTGATCATCCGGGCTCTGCTAACGACAATATAAGCCAAAGCGACGAGGAAAAGGCATCCTTTCTAGGACTGTTCCAGACGAGAACCACCTTCAGTGAACCATTCGCAAATGCCGCCTTCGGAGTGAAAATACTCATTAAATTCGGAGCCTTTGAAAAAATCATGATTGCCCAGCTTCTCATTATGCTCCTTGCCGCTATTGTTGCTTGTGCCTTATGCGGCATCATGGTTTATTTCAACATTCTGATTCTACGGCCATTAAAAAACTTTTCGTACAGTCTCACTCAGTTTAATGAAGACAGCAAGCCTCTCGATCTCAAGATGAATAAGATTGTTGAGCTGGAGTATGCGAATAAGCTGTTTAAAAATCTGCTCGAGCAAATACGAATTTTTAAAATCGATATGTATGAGAATGAGCTCGAAAAGCAAAAAATCCAGCTGGATTACATGAAGCTGCAAATCAAGCCTCACTTTTTTCTCAACTGCTTAACCAATATTCACAGTATGGCCCAAATGCATATGTTTGTGGAAATTGAAAGTATGGCTATTTCAACGTCCAATTATTTTCGTTATCTTTTTCAAAACGGGCAGGATTTCGTTAAGCTAGGCGATGAGCTCGATCATGTCCGTATTTATTTAGAAATTCAAAAGCACCGTTACAGAGATGCATTTACTTACCATATTAATCAGGGGGACGGTACTAAACAGATGACTATTCCACCGCTAGTTCTCCAAACCTTCATAGAAAACGCAGTGAAATATGCGGTATCACGAGTAAATGAGGTGCAAATTCGTTTAGAGGTTGAGCTTGAAATCGAAGAAGGGGAAGAGATAGCAGTCATTCGCATCTCTGATACAGGCCCTGGATTTGACCAAGAAACACTCCATCGGCTCGACAGCGGACAGCCGCTGGATCAAACGGAAGGAAATCATATCGGCATCATGAACACAGTGCAGCGCCTTGTATATTTGTACCGCGGCAAAGCGGATATCCAATTTACTAATGTCGAGGCCGGAGGCGCCTGCGTCACCTTATCCCTCCCTCAACTGAAAGGAGCAAAACCATAA
- a CDS encoding helix-turn-helix domain-containing protein: MNVLLVDDDYFVVTALEKKINWQALSIDHVYTAFNIAHAQELLKQHPIHILLCDIEMPQGSGLELLAWIREEQYSVQTIFLTNYADFNYAQKAIELQSFDYFLKPIEFDKLTLIIQKAVFKANEQQGVAKAIKEGYFWQKNQKNVQEHFWRKLITGKTTYANPANITYLMEEQNLSYTLSDLVLPVLIHIFPYDESLGKKDKDLFDFALLNVLHELLQHASFTVETILEFKESNWIAILKWKEQPDLGIVEHICATLIQRANQFLKCDVCCNIAAIGKLEAIHQVMIDLLNMNDKIIKYRNQTFLLEHFHQQEASYTPPDLTLLEQLLEQNKPSSFLEETSKYLQNISHHQMLNASVLSLFRLDMVQLVYAYLKSKEILAHKMYTGRTNDQLFMQSLNSIEDMESYLRYLVNTATEYRSFTEQPNSVVEEIKHHIRTHCGDELSRTSLAEIVYLNPDYLARLFKKETGISLGNYIIQARIKVAKHLLETTQLSVNTIASKTGYTNYSYFTKLFKQEIGFTPNEYRKNR; the protein is encoded by the coding sequence ATGAATGTGCTTCTAGTAGATGACGACTACTTTGTCGTGACGGCGTTGGAGAAAAAAATAAATTGGCAGGCGCTTTCGATCGACCATGTGTATACGGCTTTCAATATTGCCCATGCGCAGGAGCTGTTGAAGCAGCACCCCATTCACATTTTACTTTGTGATATTGAGATGCCGCAGGGCAGCGGTTTGGAGCTGCTTGCTTGGATTCGGGAGGAGCAATACAGCGTACAGACCATATTCCTGACCAATTATGCTGATTTCAACTATGCGCAAAAAGCGATTGAGCTGCAAAGCTTTGACTATTTTTTAAAACCGATTGAGTTCGACAAGCTAACGCTTATTATTCAAAAGGCAGTCTTCAAAGCAAATGAACAGCAAGGGGTAGCCAAGGCGATCAAAGAGGGTTACTTCTGGCAAAAAAATCAAAAAAATGTGCAGGAGCATTTTTGGCGCAAGCTGATTACGGGGAAAACGACTTATGCTAATCCAGCCAACATTACCTATTTAATGGAGGAGCAAAATCTTTCTTATACCTTGTCCGATTTGGTGCTGCCTGTGCTCATTCATATTTTTCCATACGATGAAAGTCTGGGAAAGAAGGATAAGGATCTATTCGATTTTGCGCTGCTGAATGTTTTGCATGAGCTTCTCCAGCACGCCAGCTTTACCGTCGAAACGATATTGGAGTTTAAGGAGTCCAATTGGATCGCTATCCTCAAATGGAAAGAACAGCCTGATCTCGGTATTGTAGAGCATATTTGCGCTACGCTTATTCAGAGGGCAAATCAATTTCTCAAATGCGATGTATGCTGCAATATTGCCGCCATAGGGAAGCTTGAGGCTATCCATCAAGTCATGATAGACCTGCTTAACATGAATGATAAGATCATTAAGTACCGCAATCAAACCTTTTTATTGGAGCATTTCCATCAGCAGGAAGCGTCTTATACGCCACCAGATTTAACCCTTTTGGAACAGCTGCTAGAGCAAAATAAACCGAGTTCCTTTTTGGAGGAAACAAGTAAATATTTACAAAACATATCTCATCATCAGATGCTGAATGCGTCTGTCCTAAGCCTGTTTCGGCTCGACATGGTGCAGCTTGTATATGCCTATCTCAAAAGCAAAGAAATACTGGCTCACAAAATGTATACCGGCAGAACCAACGACCAGCTGTTTATGCAGTCCTTGAACTCTATCGAGGATATGGAAAGCTATCTCCGATATTTGGTGAACACGGCAACGGAATACCGGAGCTTCACAGAGCAGCCCAACTCTGTTGTTGAAGAAATTAAGCATCATATCCGTACGCATTGCGGCGATGAGCTGTCAAGAACGAGCCTAGCGGAAATCGTCTATCTTAATCCCGATTACTTGGCTCGATTGTTTAAGAAGGAAACGGGCATTTCATTAGGAAACTATATCATTCAGGCCCGCATCAAGGTTGCCAAGCATTTGCTGGAAACGACTCAGCTATCCGTTAATACGATTGCCAGCAAAACAGGCTACACCAATTACTCCTACTTTACGAAGCTATTCAAACAGGAAATTGGCTTTACGCCTAATGAATATAGGAAAAATCGATAG
- a CDS encoding GNAT family N-acetyltransferase yields the protein MMSLRNMVRGLENDAPAKQLIQFWEHDPETLKFWRASSNFIYVFERNGNPHFLRFIHEEDNTIENIQTELDFMLYLRDKGYSTVAPIRSKNGHWIETISSKHGFYYAVVFEQAKGIHIPLDQMLNLHFEHWGKSLASLHQLSENYSAGTTSRRGWADILAFISSVLQRYPKEVGVRQQLDQIRELFNGLPTGEGHSGLVHYDFETDNIFYVAEESRYCAIDFDDMMDHWFMMDITSAISDLLEQADKEACRKIQQFLAGYRSIKLLDEAYISLLPMFQKFSDLYTLARLLRSVEDMDIASSPEWAIKLKEKLLGVCAQIRERYRPAVKLAAIDQSNWYACTQLEVTGEQKNMFPIPIVYWLAESAYCGFTPLAIYAAEQLIGFAVYAVDPDDGSYWIMAYMIDHKFQHSGWGRSAMLELMHHMKEKHGCDQIRLGHRYDNERASKLYASLGFEEIDRNDHEVIRQLKLSSFSSENAGSES from the coding sequence ATGATGTCTTTAAGAAATATGGTGCGCGGCTTAGAAAATGATGCTCCAGCCAAACAACTGATTCAGTTTTGGGAACATGATCCGGAAACATTAAAGTTTTGGAGAGCAAGCAGTAACTTTATTTATGTATTTGAAAGAAACGGTAATCCACATTTCCTCAGGTTTATTCATGAAGAAGACAACACCATCGAGAATATCCAGACTGAACTAGATTTCATGCTGTATTTGAGAGACAAAGGTTATTCGACCGTTGCACCTATTCGCTCCAAGAACGGACATTGGATAGAAACCATTTCAAGTAAGCACGGTTTTTATTACGCAGTGGTCTTTGAGCAGGCCAAAGGAATCCATATCCCACTTGATCAAATGTTGAATCTTCATTTTGAACATTGGGGTAAATCTCTCGCTTCGCTTCATCAACTATCCGAAAACTATAGTGCTGGAACCACCTCACGAAGAGGCTGGGCGGATATTCTTGCGTTTATTTCATCGGTATTGCAGCGTTATCCGAAAGAAGTTGGGGTCAGACAACAACTGGATCAGATACGGGAATTGTTCAATGGTCTGCCCACTGGTGAGGGACATTCAGGTCTAGTTCATTATGATTTCGAGACCGATAATATCTTCTATGTAGCAGAGGAATCGCGGTATTGTGCTATTGATTTCGATGACATGATGGATCATTGGTTTATGATGGATATTACATCTGCCATTTCCGATCTGCTTGAACAAGCTGACAAGGAAGCTTGTAGGAAGATTCAGCAATTTCTTGCGGGGTATAGATCAATCAAGCTATTAGACGAGGCGTATATAAGCTTACTCCCTATGTTTCAGAAGTTTTCAGACCTCTACACACTCGCAAGACTGCTTCGTAGTGTTGAAGATATGGACATCGCTAGTTCGCCAGAATGGGCTATTAAGCTTAAGGAGAAGCTGCTGGGAGTATGCGCTCAAATACGTGAACGTTATCGCCCAGCAGTTAAACTTGCGGCGATCGATCAAAGTAATTGGTATGCCTGCACCCAGCTCGAGGTTACAGGCGAACAGAAAAACATGTTCCCTATCCCAATTGTGTATTGGCTCGCAGAGTCAGCCTACTGCGGATTTACTCCCTTGGCGATATATGCTGCCGAACAGTTAATCGGATTTGCAGTTTACGCGGTCGACCCTGACGACGGAAGCTACTGGATCATGGCCTATATGATTGATCATAAATTCCAGCATAGCGGATGGGGACGATCCGCTATGCTGGAGCTCATGCACCACATGAAGGAAAAGCACGGTTGCGATCAAATCCGACTTGGACATCGGTATGATAATGAGCGAGCATCCAAGCTATATGCTTCTTTAGGTTTTGAAGAAATAGACCGCAACGATCATGAAGTCATACGACAGTTGAAACTTTCCAGCTTTAGCAGTGAAAATGCCGGCTCAGAAAGTTAG
- a CDS encoding SDR family NAD(P)-dependent oxidoreductase, whose product MNQSHNEQHDASSKHCLKGKVAVITGAGSGIGRATALQLARRGANICLLDLNDNRTEDVEKNIKEMGGESIFLDVDVSDPQRMEKAFQSAVERFGHIDIVFANAGINGTLSPIEDLTPESWDETLTTNLKGTYLTVKYAIPHMKKAGGSIIITSSINGSRKFSGFGMSAYSASKAGQVAFAKMAALELARYKIRVNVICPGAIETNIGENTDRTKQVDKISIPVEYPEGNQPLEHGPGQPEQVADLVWFLASEQSSHISGTEIFIDGAETLL is encoded by the coding sequence ATGAACCAATCGCATAATGAGCAGCATGATGCATCCAGCAAGCATTGTTTGAAAGGCAAAGTAGCGGTCATTACGGGTGCAGGATCAGGTATTGGCCGTGCAACCGCATTGCAGCTTGCCCGGAGAGGCGCGAATATTTGCTTGCTTGATTTGAACGACAACCGAACCGAGGATGTTGAGAAAAACATCAAGGAAATGGGAGGGGAATCCATATTCCTTGATGTGGATGTGTCTGACCCGCAGCGGATGGAGAAGGCGTTTCAGTCTGCTGTTGAGCGTTTTGGGCATATCGACATCGTGTTCGCCAATGCAGGCATTAACGGCACACTCTCACCGATCGAGGATCTAACACCAGAATCATGGGACGAGACGTTGACTACGAATTTAAAGGGAACGTATCTGACGGTTAAATATGCAATTCCTCATATGAAGAAAGCGGGCGGCAGCATCATTATTACAAGTTCCATTAATGGCAGCCGGAAATTTTCGGGGTTTGGCATGTCGGCATACAGCGCCTCCAAAGCCGGACAAGTTGCCTTTGCGAAGATGGCTGCTCTCGAGCTGGCTCGCTATAAAATTCGCGTCAATGTCATATGCCCGGGGGCAATCGAAACGAATATTGGCGAGAATACAGACCGTACGAAGCAGGTAGATAAAATTAGTATTCCTGTAGAATATCCGGAAGGCAATCAACCGCTTGAGCATGGGCCAGGGCAGCCGGAGCAGGTAGCTGATTTGGTCTGGTTCCTCGCTTCGGAGCAATCGAGCCATATTTCGGGGACGGAGATATTTATTGACGGCGCGGAGACACTGCTGTAG
- a CDS encoding Txe/YoeB family addiction module toxin translates to MSNLIFTSYAWEDYLYWQTEDRKTLKRINQLIKDIERNGYEGIGKPEPLRGDLSGYWSRRIDDTNRLVYRLQNGMIEFFAFRTHYGDK, encoded by the coding sequence ATGAGTAATCTTATTTTTACAAGCTATGCTTGGGAAGATTATTTGTACTGGCAAACCGAGGATCGGAAAACGCTGAAAAGGATCAATCAACTAATTAAAGATATTGAACGCAATGGCTATGAGGGGATAGGAAAACCGGAGCCGCTGCGCGGGGATTTATCCGGATATTGGAGCCGTCGCATTGATGACACCAACAGATTAGTCTACCGCCTTCAAAATGGGATGATTGAGTTTTTTGCTTTTCGCACACATTATGGTGATAAGTGA
- a CDS encoding type II toxin-antitoxin system RelB/DinJ family antitoxin, whose protein sequence is MAQTNINIRIDEDLKKEAELLFSDLGMNMTTAINIFVRQSLRQGGIPFEITTQTDPFYNPVNLKRLKQSIQQMEQGTTVS, encoded by the coding sequence ATGGCACAAACCAATATCAATATTCGGATAGATGAAGACTTGAAAAAGGAAGCGGAATTGCTCTTTTCGGATTTAGGGATGAACATGACGACGGCTATAAATATCTTTGTTAGGCAGTCACTACGCCAAGGTGGAATTCCTTTTGAAATCACAACCCAGACCGATCCATTCTATAACCCGGTTAATCTTAAAAGATTAAAGCAATCCATCCAGCAAATGGAGCAAGGAACTACAGTGTCTTAA